aaacaaattGCTTACTTCATATGATCGGGGGAGACGCCTTGGAAAAACACCTTGGTTTTAGCAGGATCCACATTCAAGTTCACCCATCTCGCCCATGTCCTCAATGCTTTCTCATATGCAACCTTGCGATTCATGTCTTTGTGAGTTACATTATTGTCTTGGACATAATCCCATCTGCAATAGCATATCCAACCAATGTTCTTTCAAAGCTTTATGTTTATTTGGGCATAATGATGAatgtaacatttaatgtttatattttttttgttaatttgatccttattttttaaaaaaattaaagagtaaatttaactctttcaaAACGAGttaaattgttttctttaatagaaatattgactaaaatattaatattttaacaatattgaTATGATAACTCGTTACAATCAATGCGGATATGATactatttatcttatatgtcgcatcaataaataatttaaatattataaatatattaaattttaaaaaatattaaaagaattataagttcataaaaattcaaagaaaaacataaaGTATACGTGAATTGCTATGCGATTTGCtatgattgaaaatttaatattttaatgagttttttattttaaaaaatagcaaTTCGAATCTTTTTAAGAGATTAAGAgtcaaatttaattgaaaagataaaagcGACTCACGGTTGTTTTCGACCGGTGTGGAGCCACCAATGCCAAGTGTCAAAGATCAATACATCAACTCCTTTCCATAGTGGTCCACCCCCAATTGAGTTGAGTTTTAGGACTCGCCCGTGTTTTCCATTAACAATATCAACAAGAAACGCATTGCGCGACAACATAATTGAAACTCTATATGCCTGAAATGAAAGAGAATGGAATCCTCtgatataagaaaaataaattggtaaatTACCCTAATAGTCACTTTAGATATTGTTTGTTCTTATTTTGGCcgtctcaattttttttttttgctaatttggttaattttaaaattgaaattgatcaaattggtcatttcacCATTAAATGGTAATGAAAGACTAATTGTGCATTTCCATGTTAATCACTCTAAAATTAGAGTAAATTATATGTCAATCACTTTAAATAGGGGTcgtttctattttgatcacctcaaaattttttttgtacaaaTGCACTGCTAGTCTTTCATTACCAATTAGCGATAGAGTgataaatttgatcaaattcattttagaggtaaccaaattaataaaaaaattattcgggaatgaccaaaataagaaCAACTCTTATTTAAAGTGACTAACGATGTAGtgtaccaaataaataaaaaattaccggGAAGCTGAATGTGGAGAGGCCCCCAATCCTTTGAGAGGTGTATTTGGCATGAGGTGTAGATTTATGAAGCAAACATACGAGTGAGAGCCATTGATTTGAACTCAGTGAGTCACCTACAAACATAATTCGTTTCCCTCTAAATCTTTGTAAAAAGTCTCTGCCATTGAACCTgcgttgttcaaattcaattataagGTGATGGTtgcatttaaaaaaagaaatgaagtaaTTGAAGATAGCCAAAGCCCCTGCTACTTTGTTTCGGTTTATATTAAGTGATTACATCAAAGGGTAGTTTCAAGTTGGCTAATTTATTTAGAAACACTTAACTACCCTTTTGTAagctcaattttaaaatttttattcttttatgtgtttgattttttattaaaaatagataaattgaaataaaagtaccatggaagtCCCTGTACTAGAAGTCAGATTACATTTTGCttcctctactaaaaaatgagcaaattagtccctgtacgttagattaaagagcaaactaatcattctgttaaaaaatcCATCAATTCTtgtgttaaaaattggtccttGTATGTCAACATGAGGTACATATGGCACACCACTTGTCACTGTCTAGTTATCCGTCAACCATACCAGTTTTTAACAATTCATATGGATGAAAGTTTAATAGgaaggaccaatttgctctaTGATCAAATgtataaagactaatttgtccatttcTTAAACAGaagggcaaaatgcaatctaacttctagtacaagggcctcaatagtacttttaccaacaaattggtcatttcatgATGTTGTAGCACGataaaattttgagtatatTACACatttagtcactcaattataCGAAAGTTTTCGTTGTGGCCACTTAACtatgaaaatttacaatttagttactCAACTATTTGAGATTGTGTTATGGTCACCCAATTGTTAAATGGTTAACAAAAGGATGACGGTGatcttttctaaatttatataataataaatttaacctaaatattacatattatattaacaaaaaaagtagtcaatttaactttaattttctttaaaaatttaaaaaaatgaaaattacaaaaatgtgtTTGTATCAATCAATTACCCATTCTATAATGCTTTAtctatatgtttaaaatctCATTTGGTACAATgctttatctaatataaaacaaaaatggcgtaattttttaatttaaatgtaaataaaaatactaaaataagataaatttaattaaattgaaacaaaaactCTAAAATAGAAAACCACACTCTTACGTAATATAtagtatttttttcaaacatttgGAAAAACACATGTATCGGCTGAAATTAAAGGCGATGAGAAGTGTTTGCGGGGAGGTCGGATTTTCGCAACAAGTTTTTGATGTATCGTTTTTTTGGATGCCGGTGGATCCCTTAACATATTGTCCTATGTCAAGATTTTATCTTCTAATTTTATGAATAGTCTTGAACGGTTCACGGAGTGTGAGCGCTTTGGTTAGTACAACAGAAGGTATTTCAGGTTGCATCTCTAACAATTTAGGTGCTCTCTATCTCCGTGAACCCTTCAGAACTCTCTGTAAAGTCGAGAAACAATACTCCGACATGAGCCAATACTTTTCGTTGAGAGATCCATACACTTCAAAAGTTTCTCTTAAAAGAGAGTTTGACCTTCCCTCAGCACTAAAAATAAGTGACAAGTAATTGAAAGGAAattgtagaaaagaaaaaggaaggtaAAAACCTTGGCAAAATGCATGCAGTGGGTTGCCATCTAAATTTTTGATAGAGATGATCGGGTCGACCATTGTGTTGGCAGTTGAACTGTTCAAGTATGAAGGGGCAATCAGTGAAATTGTAAAGAGGGTATGAAGCATCATACGCCCATTTCCCTTTGTAAACATTGCATCTGCTTCCGTTCACCGCCTGCCAAAATTCAATTACAATGAAAAATACTGCAAAACCAAATGGACCCATCGCTAAAAGGACAGAACCTGGTGTGAAAGGTAATAAGAAGAGAGTTGTGGAAAGCCAAACAAACAAGTTATTGTGAAGGAGATGGggaaaaccaagaaaaaaaaccaaatcgAAATTCTAGCATTTAGGGAAGgtcaaactataattttacaatatgtTAACTTaggattttatgaattttaggGGTCTAAAGctacaattattttttaaaaaagtaatggttatacaatatttttaaacaaaattgacacctactcttttattgggtccatattgttatttttaataaaattttataattttatgattttaataaatttaaacgttaaaagggcttaattgattttttttaatttgttacttCCAATAATATGTAAAGGTTAAgagttaaaattgttattagaccttatatataaataccaaaacaaatatttaaccGCGCAACTTTAATAGAGGGGTTGTTT
The window above is part of the Gossypium raimondii isolate GPD5lz chromosome 9, ASM2569854v1, whole genome shotgun sequence genome. Proteins encoded here:
- the LOC105798040 gene encoding protein trichome birefringence-like 43 produces the protein MGPFGFAVFFIVIEFWQAVNGSRCNVYKGKWAYDASYPLYNFTDCPFILEQFNCQHNGRPDHLYQKFRWQPTACILPRFNGRDFLQRFRGKRIMFVGDSLSSNQWLSLVCLLHKSTPHAKYTSQRIGGLSTFSFPAYRVSIMLSRNAFLVDIVNGKHGRVLKLNSIGGGPLWKGVDVLIFDTWHWWLHTGRKQPWDYVQDNNVTHKDMNRKVAYEKALRTWARWVNLNVDPAKTKVFFQGVSPDHMNSKDWVDRTANTCVGEIRPLLSGEYLAGPHPAQVILNKVLRSVSKPVHLLDITGLSQLRKDGHPSVFGYRGRHGIDCTHWCLPGVPDTWNELLFAALIQT